A window of the Vigna angularis cultivar LongXiaoDou No.4 chromosome 3, ASM1680809v1, whole genome shotgun sequence genome harbors these coding sequences:
- the LOC108325084 gene encoding peroxidase 12 — translation MMASVSGIATNTSFCILLLLSSLLFASSEALERPPIVKGLSWNYYFKNCPRLERIVGSHLQKVFKQDNGQAPALLRIFFHDCFVQGCDGSILLDGSPNEKDQPANIGIRPEALQTIEDLRSLVHKQCGRVVSCADLVVLAARDAVSLSGGPKFAVPLGRKDGLTFSINGTRNLPAPSSRTGKLLETFAARNFSATDVVALSGAHTFGRAHCSTFFSRINQTETPIDPSLAKNLSNTCPSAQSPNTAVLDVRTPNVFDNKYYVNLANRQGLFTSDQDLFSDSRTKGIVNSFASNEKVFFNSFADAVVKLSQLDVLTGNQGQVRAKCSVANKRKEGLVVTSVVEEAVDLRGHMSH, via the exons ATGATGGCTAGTGTTAGTGGCATTGCTACCAACACGTCCTTCTGCATTTTGTTATTGCTTTCTTCCTTACTTTTTGCTTCCTCTGAAGCACTTGAAAGGCCTCCAATTGTGAAAGGACTATCATGGAACTACTATTTCAAGAACTGTCCCAGGCTTGAAAGGATAGTCGGAAGCCATCTCCAGAAGGTCTTCAAACAAGACAATGGTCAAGCACCTGCCTTACTCAGGATCTTCTTCCATGACTGCTTTGTTCAG GGCTGTGATGGGTCGATATTGTTGGATGGAAGTCCTAATGAAAAGGATCAACCGGCAAACATAGGGATAAGGCCAGAGGCGTTGCAGACTATTGAAGACCTTCGATCTCTTGTTCACAAACAGTGTGGAAGAGTTGTCTCTTGCGCTGACCTCGTTGTTCTAGCAGCACGTGATGCTGTTTCTCTG TCTGGAGGTCCAAAATTTGCAGTGCCACTGGGAAGAAAGGACGGTCTAACCTTCAGCATAAACGGCACAAGAAACCTTCCAGCGCCGTCGTCCAGAACCGGCAAGCTCCTCGAAACGTTCGCCGCCAGAAATTTCAGCGCCACCGACGTGGTGGCGCTCTCCGGTGCGCACACATTCGGGCGGGCCCACTGCTCCACATTCTTCAGTCGAATCAACCAGACGGAGACACCAATCGACCCGTCCTTGGCGAAGAACCTGAGCAATACGTGTCCGAGCGCGCAGTCTCCGAACACGGCGGTGCTGGACGTGCGAACCCCTAACGTTTTCGACAACAAATACTACGTGAACCTAGCGAACAGGCAGGGCCTGTTCACCTCGGACCAGGACCTGTTTAGCGACTCGAGGACAAAAGGGATTGTGAACTCCTTTGCTTCCAATGAGAAAGTGTTTTTCAATAGCTTTGCCGATGCGGTGGTGAAGTTGAGCCAGTTGGATGTGTTGACGGGGAATCAAGGACAGGTTCGCGCCAAGTGCTCCGTTGCCAACAAGAGGAAGGAGGGTTTGGTGGTAACCTCCGTGGTGGAAGAAGCTGTGGATTTACGCGGTCACATGTCACATTAA